From the genome of Burkholderiales bacterium:
CGCTCGCGATCCGAAGCCGGCTGTGGTGCGCCGTCCTTCGCTTCGAGCTCGGAGCGCCGCTCGTTGCGCAGGAAATGGAGGTCGACGGTGTCGAAGACCACGCGCGCGCGCGGCGCGAAGCGGCGCACCGAGGCGAGGTGCTTCGCCGCGACGTAGTGGCGCGACAACACGACGACGTCGAATTCGCGCCCGCGCTTCGCCAGCAACTCCGGAATCGAGCGGACCCACGGCCGCGACAAAACCTCGACGCCCGCCTCGCGCAGCGCCGACACATAGGGCTCGCGGAACTCGAGGTTGTCGGCGACGAACGTCGCCTTGGCACCGAGTTCGACCAGGAGTTCGAGGATCGCCTGCATGCGCATCGATCCGGAATCCCGGTCTGGGGTCAGCATGTTCGCATCGATCACGAGCACGCGCGCGCGCGCGGCGCGGTCGGCCTCGAGCGAGGGCGCATCGCCGTTCGAGCGGTGGCGGGCGAGAACGTCCGCCCAGCGCTTCGCGAACACGGCGCGGTTCGTCGCCTGGTGTCTCTTCGCGCCCGCGGTCTCGTCGGTGCCCGACGTGGTGCCCTCGAAATGCACGACGGACGCACCCGGCTGGTACCAGACCGAGCGGCCCGCCGCGCGCACCTTGAACGCGAGGTCGGTGTCCTCGTAGTAGGCGGGCGCGTAGGCGGCGTCGAATCCGCCGAGCGAGGCGAACAGGTCGCGGGGAATCGCGAGGCAGGCGCCGGAACAGTAGTCGACGCGGCGCGCGTAGTTGAACTCGGGCCGGTCGGGGTTCGCGCCGCGGCCGTGGTTCCACGCCGACCCGTCGCGCCAGACGATACCGCCGGCTTCCTGCAGCCGGCCGTCCGGGTAGACGAGTTTCGCGCCGACGAGCCCGGCGTCGGAATGCCGCTCGAAGGTGCGCGCGATCGCGTCGAGCCAGCCTGCGGTCACGATCGTGTCGTTGTTGAGGAACACGAGGTGCGCGCCGCGTGCTTGCGCAGCGCCGAGATTGCACGCCGCGATGAACCCGCCGTTCGTCACCGCGCGCAGGACGCGCACGCCGGTGACCGGCGCGAGCGCGCGTTCGAGCGGCTCCGGCGAGGCGTCGTCGACCACGATCACCTCGACGTCGTCGTGACGGACGGTCGCGTGCACGCTCTTCAGGCAGCTGAACGTGGCGAGCGGCTCGCCGTACGCCGGCACGACGATCGTCGTCGACGGCGACGCCGACGGCCGGAACGCGAGCGGCGCGATCGCGGATTCCATCGCGTAGCGGCGGCGATGCGCCGGCGGGACGTAGCCCGGTCCGCGCAGCTTGTCGGAAACCCGGCGCAGCAGCGCCACCGGTCCCTGCTCGCGCAGGATCGTTGCGGCGGTGGATGCCTGCCGCGGCAGTTGCCGGAAGGCCGACGGCAATGCCTGGAGCCGCGCGTGGGTAACGCGCGAACGTCCGAGGGCCTTGCGCAGCGGCGCGGTGAGTCTCCAGCTCGTCGAGGATTCGAGCTCGGCGATGCGTTCGCGCGCCGCCGCGAGATCGCGCTCGACCGCGCTCGCGTTCCCGGGAAGCGCGGACGGCGCGGCGTCCAGCAGGGCCGCGCGGCTCACGAGTTCGGCGCGCGCCTCCGCCTCGCCGCACAACGCGCCGGCGCGCACGAGCGCGGAGAACGTCATCATCGCGCCGGCGTCGGCGCGCGGCGCGAGGTGGCGCGGTTCGAGCGTGGGCATCGGACCGGGCGCACCGGAAGGCGCGGGGGCCCACCCCGCGGCGAGTCTCGAGGCGTAGTCGCGCCACGACACCGGCGTGCCCCTCGATGGCGACGGCGAGCCGGCGCGCGCGCCCGCGGCCGCGATCAACGCGTCGTTCCACGCGGCCGCCGTGGCATCCCAGGCGACCAGCGTCGCGACGGGGATGCCGGCGAGGCGCTCGGTGAACGCGCCGAGCGCGGACGCGACGATCGGCAGCCCGGTCGCGAGCGCGGCTGACAGCGTGTACGACCAGGTCTCCGGCCACTGGGCGGGGAACATCCAGACATCGAGCGCCTCGGATGCGATCAACTGCGGCAGTTCCGCATCCGAGTACTCGCCCGCGAGCGACAGGCGCCCCGCGGGCAGCGGCGGCAACGGCGCGCCGCTCGATCCCAGGATGCGAAACGCGAGCGGCAGGCCGCGCGCTTCCGCGTCGCGCGCGCACGCGACCGCCACGTCGAAGCCCTTGTCGCGCGAGAGCTTGCCGATGAGGCCGACGCGGAACGCCGCCGGCCGGGCATCGAACGACGCCTCCGGATGCGGCCAGACCTCGATCGCCGCGTCGGGAAAATGTCGCGCGAAGCGCGCCGCGGTGTCGCGCGTCGGCGCGATCACCCGCGCACCGCGCGCGAACGTCGCGCGAAACGCGTCGCGCCAGGCGGCGATGTCGAGCGGCCACTGCGCGGGTCGCCGCGCGAGGCACGCGTCGCAGCCGGCCTCGTCCGGTTCGCCGCAGTAGCGGCCCTCGCCGCGGTCGAGGTGGTAGCGCGGGCACCAGGGGTACGCGTCGTGCAGCGTGACGTCCTGCGACACGCCGAGCGCGCCGGCGATGTCCAGCACTTCCTGCGGCAGGCCGTCCACGTGGTGCAGGTGGACGTGCGACACGGCCAGCGCACGCAGCGTCGCGATGAGCGTGTCGCGATCGCCGGGCAGGTCGAACGCGAGGTCGAGATTCGCGCCTTCATGGACCCGCGCGAGGCGAACCGAGCCTCGCCCGCCCGGGCGGAGCGTCAGGACCTCCGCGCGATCCTCGAGCGCCGCGCGAAGCTCGTCCACGTGGCGCCGCACGCCGCCCGCCCAGCCGTGGGTCACGAGCAGGATGCGCCGTCGCGGCGAGCGCGCGAGGGCGGCGAGCGTGGCGGAGACGTCCGGCATCGAGGGTGGGAGCGCGTAGCCTCGCCCGTGCGGACCGGGCCGAGGGGGCGATTGTATCGAGCCCGCCCGGGAGGCGGCGCCTCAGCGGTCGACGAACGACACGACGACCGGCTGGTGATCGGACAGGCGGGTGTCCGAATCGACCTCGGCCGAGCGCACGCGTCCCGCGATCTCGTCGCTCACGAAGACGAAGTCGCAGGCGACCGGCTCGGATTCCGGCGTGTAGCGGTCGTGGACGTTGAAGGTCGCGGGCTGCGGCGTCGCTCCGTGGACCAGACGCCATGCGTCGTGGAAGCGCGAGGTGCCGTCGTCGAAGGGCGCGAGCATCCGCGCGTGCTCCGCGTCCTGCGGACCGAGGTTGAAGTCGCCGGTAACGAGCGTCGCCTTCGGCATCGCGAATCGGCGGAACGGGCCGTCCTCGCGATCGGTTCCGCCCAGCCGCGCGTGCGCGTGGGCCTCGGCGTGTATCTCGCGCAGGCGCGCGACCTGCGCCCTGCGCTGCAGCGGCGACCAGTACTCGAGGTGCGTGGTGATCACGCGCACGGCGCCGAAACGCGTCGTGACCACGGCCTCGACCGCGACGCGCGGCATCGACGGCACCGAAGGATCTGCCGGCCACGGCAGCGAGTGCCTGCGCACGGTCCCGACCGGGAGCCGCGACGCGATCGCGTTGCCGAAGCGCCGGCGGCGCCCGTTCGGGCCCGGGTGATCGGCGCCGGCACCATGCACGATCGTGTAGCCGGGCAGGAGCTCGGAAAGCAGCGCGAACTGGTCGCGATCGTCGTTGCCCGCGAGGCCGGGGTCGGGAAAGTGGTCGGCGACCTCCTGCACGCACAGCACGTCGAAATCGGCGAGCGCTCGCGCGTGCGCGATCACCCGCGCCGGGTCGACGCGGCCGTCGAGGCCGCGGAACCACTGCACGTTCCAGGTGACGACGATCATGCGTTCACCCGCGGCCTCGACGGCTGCGCGCCACGCGCGCTTCGGGGGGAGGTCCCCCGCGTCCGACGGGCCGCCCCGAGGACGCGGTGCCCCCTGGGGGGAGGCGCGCAACGCGCGCTTCGGGGGGATGTCATCCCGTGCTATCGAATGCCGGCACGCATGAACGACGCGACGAATTGCCGCTGGAACAGCAGGAACGCGATCAGGAGCGGCGCGGTCGTGAGCAGCGTCGCCGCCGTGATGATCGACCAGTCGATGCCCTGGTCGGTCGACGCGAACACCTGCAGGCCGACGGTCACCGGGCGCGACTCGACCGAGTTGGTGATGATGAGCGGCCACAGGAAGTTGTTCCAGTGGTAGCTCACCGAGACGAGCGCGTACGCGAGATAGGTCGGGCGCGCGAGCGGCACGTAGACCTTCCAGAGCACGGCGAGCGGCGAGCAGCCCTCGACGCGCGCCGCCTCGTCGAGTTCGCGCGGTATCGTCTTGAACGTCTGGCGCAGGAGGAAGATGCCGAACGCGCTCGCCATGTACGGCAGCCCGATCGCGAGGATCGTGTCCTTGATGCCGAGCCAGGTCATCGTCCGGTAGTTCTCGACCAGCAGCACGTCCGGCATGATCATGAGCTGCACGAGCACGAGCGAGAACAGCAGGTTGCGCCCGGGAAACTCGAAACGCGCGAACGCGTAGGCGGCGAGCGTCACGAGCACGAGCTGCGCGGCCAACACCATCGTCACCAGCAGCACGGTGTTGACGAAGTAGCGGGCGAACGGCGCCGCCTGCCAGGCCTTGACGAAGTTGTCGAGCGTCAGCGGCGCCGCGAGGACGAGGCGAGTCGAGAACTCGGAAGGGTGGAACGCCGTCCAGAACGCGTAGAGCAGCGGCAACACCCACAGAAAGCCGAGCAGCCACGCTCCTGTGGTCTCGAGGCCGCGGACGAAGCCCCGCGAGTCGTAGACGTGCGTCGTGGCTTCCATCGGAGGATCAGCGCCGGCCCGTCGGAGACGGCGCAATGTCTGGGCAGGTCATCTGTAGTGCGTCCGGCGCTCGAGGACGAAGAACTGGATGAGGGCGGTCAGGCCGAGGATCGCGAGCAACACCATCGTGAGCGCTGCGGCATAGGCCGAGTCCCAGAACCGGAAGCCGATCTCGTAGATGTAGTAGAGCAGCAGAGCCGTAGCGTTGTCGGGCCCGCCGCGCGTCATCACGACGATGTGGTCGACGAGCCGGAACGCGTTGATCACCGCGTTCACGAGCACGAACAGCGTCACCGGCATCAGCAGCGGAAAGGTCACGCGGCGGAAGAAGGTCCAGCGCGACGCGCCCTCGATCGCCGCGGCCTCGGCGAGGCTCGGCGACATCGACTGCAGCGCGGCGAGGTAGAAGATCATGAAGAACCCGGCTTCCTTCCAGATCGTCACCGCCATCAGGCTCGCGAGCGCGGTGGACTTGCTGCCGAGCCAGTTGTGGCTCGCGAAGCCCAGCCCCTTCGTCACCTGTTCGAGCAGCCCGTACTCGGGCGTGTAGAAGAACATCCAGATGTTCGCCACGGCGATCATCGGGAGCATCGTCGGCGTGAAGTACGCCAGCCGCAGGAGCCCGCGGCCGGCGATCTTGCCGTGCACCCAGGTCGCCATCAGCAGCGCCAGCGCGATCGACAGCGGGATCGTGCCGAGCGCGTACCAGAAGTTGTTCTGCAGCGCCTGCCAGAAGATCGGGTCCTCGACCAGTTGCACGTAGTTGTCGGCGCCGACCCACACCGAGGGACGATTGCCCTTCGGCGTCGACAGGAAGCTGTGCCACAGGTTGGCGAAGGCCGGGTAGTGCGTGAACGTGACGAGCAGGATCATCGCGGGCGCGATCAGGAGCCACGCGTAGATCCACTCGCGCGTGCGCGTCATCTCATGGCCTTCGCGTCGGCGCGCGCTCGGCGCGGGCTGCCCCGGGGCAGCCCGCGCCGTGACGCTTCGCCGGTCAGCGGAACGGCCGCAGCAACCGCTCGGCCTCGCGCTGCGCGTCCTTCATCGCGACTTCCGGCGTCTTCGTGCCGGTGAGCGCCGCCTGCAGGCCGTCGTTCAGCGCCTTGGTCACGCGCTGGTTGTCGTGCGTCGAGAGTTCCGCCTTCGCGTACGGCAACTGGTCGCGCGCGACCGCGGCCGGCGGGAATCCGGCGACGTAGGCCTTCATCGCCGGCGTGTCCCACGCGTCCGCGCGCACCGCGACGTAGCCGGTGTCGATGCCCCACTGCGCCGCGCGTTCCGGCGTGGTGACCCACTTGATGAACTTGAACGCGGCCTCGCGCTGCGCCGGCGTGGACTTCTTGAACAGGTAGAAGTTGCCGCCGCCGGTGGGGCTGCCGCGCTGCTTGCCCGCGGGCAGCATCGCCACGCCGAAATCGAACTTCGCGTTGTTCCGGACGTTGGTGAGGTTGCCGGTCGTCGTCCACATCATCGCGACCTTCTTCTCGAAGAAGTCCTTCGGCGTCGTGCCCCACTCGACGATGCCCTCGGGATGGACCTTGTATTTCTTCACCAGGTCGACCCAGTACTGCAGGCCCTCGATCACCTCGGGCCGGTCGTAGTAGGTCTGCGTGCCGGTCGCATTCATCAGGTTGGTGCCGGCCTGGATCGCGAGCGACTGGAACAGCCAGTAGGGGAAGCCCGACGACGGGATCTGGATGCCCCAGGTCGTCACGTTGCCCGAGGCGTCGCGCCTGGTGAGCTTCTGCGCGTACTCAACCTGCTCCTTCCAGTTCTGCGGCGGCTTGTTCGGGTCGAGGCCCGCCTCCTTGAAGAGTTCCTTGTTGTAGTACAGGACGACGGTCGAGCGCTGGAACGGGATGCCCCAGGTCTTGCCGCCGGTCTGGCTGTTCTCCATGAACGCCGGGTAGAAGCTCTTGAGCCAGGCGCGATCCTCGGGCGTCTTGACCAGGTCGTCGAACGGGACGATCGCGTCCTCGTCGATCAGCGTGTACATGTCGGTCGACAGCAGGATCGACGTGACCGGCGGCTCGCCGCTCTTCACCGCGGTCAGCGCCTTGGTGATCGAATCCTGGTAGGTGCCGGTGTAGATCGGCTTCAGCTTGACCCCCGGATTCTCCCTCTCGAAGTCCGCGGCGAGCTTGTCGATGATCTTGGTGATCGGGCCGCCGACGGCGACCGGGTAGTAGAACGGCACCTCGACCTGCGCGAGCGCGATCGACGGTGCGATCGCGACGAGCGCGGCGAGCGCGAGCTGGCGGAAGCGGCGAAGCATGACGGGTCCTCCTTGACGTGCGGTGCGAATCGGCATCAGGCGAGCATCGTCTCGCCGCGGGTTCGGCCGGCAGGCGCGGTCCTCGCGCCGTCCGCTCCGAAGTGGTGCTGCGCGCCGCCCGACCATTCGAGCGACACGTCGTCGCCGCGCGCGAGCGCGGTGCTGCCGGCGACGCGCACGGCGACCGCCGCGCGGCCGGCGCGGCAGGCGACGAGCGAGTCGCCGCCCAGGTACTCGACGCTCTCGACGGTCGCGGGCAGGCCCCGTCCGCGCGCGGCGAACCGGAGATGCTCCGGCCGCACGCCGAGACTCCCGCCGGCGCAATCGCGCGGCAGCAGCGCGGGGCCTTCGGTGCCGTCGACGACCGCGCCGCCGGCGCCCTCGACCAGCGGCAGCAGGTTCATCGGCGGCGTGCCGATGAAGCGCGCGACGAAGGCGTTGGCCGGAGATTCGTAGAGGTCGACGGGCGCGCCGTTCTGCTCGATGCGCCCGCGGTTCAGCAGGATCACGCGGTCGGCCATCGACATCGCCTCGACCTGGTCGTGCGTCACGTACACCATCGTGATGCCGAGCTTGCGTTGCAGCGCGCGGATCTCCTGGCGCATTTCGGCGCGAAGCTGCGCGTCGAGGTTCGACAGCGGCTCGTCCATCAGGCAGACCGGCGCGCGCGCGATGATCGCGCGCCCGAGCGCGACGCGCTGCTGTTGCCCGCCGGAAAGCTGCCCCGGCTTGCGGTTGACGAGGCCCGCGAGCCCGAGAAGGTCGGCCGTCTCGGCGAGCCGGCGCGCGCACTCCTCCTGCGCCACCTTGCGCACGCGCAGGCCGAACAGGATGTTCTCCGCGACCGACAGGTGCGGGAAGAGCGCATAGGACTGGAACACCATCGCGATGTTCCGCTGCGACGGCGGCAGGCGCGTAACGTCGCGTCCGTCGATGCGTATCGTGCCCGCATCCGCGATCTCGAGTCCCGCGATCAGGCGCAGCGTCGTGGACTTGCCGCAGCCGGAAGGCCCGAGCAGCACGTTGAGCGTGCCGGCGTCGAGCGAGAACGACAGGTCGTCGACGGCGCGGACCTTGCCGTCGCCGGTCGTCCAGTGCTTGCTTGCGCCTTCGACGACGATCGCGGACACGCGGGAGGATCCGTTCTCATGGGGCGGCGGCGCAGGGTCCGGCGGCGCCGGGCCGCGAGGTCCGCGGCCTGCCGGCGATGATAGCAAAGGCTCCGGCGCCGCGAACGCGCCGCGTGACGACGGCGTCCGCTCCGCGTACGATGCCTGCGCGGCCGGCCACGACCGTTCCCCCGCATCCCCCACAAGACCCGCAAGGAGCACCAGATGAGAATGCTTGCCCTCGGCGCCGCGATGGCGACCGCCGTGATCGGACTCGCCGGTTGCGCGACCCCCGCCGCGACCGGCATCGACAATTCCTCCATCGGCCAGAGCGCCTTCCGCGAGCACAAGGCGACCTACGGCCTCGTGTTCCGCCTGCCGAAGGACGTGACCGACGTCCTCGACAGCAAGATCTATCCGCCGCTGCGCGAGCGGCTGATCGCGCTCGGACTCGTCGACGAGGCGCGCACGTTCAATCTGCAGCACGTGACCTCGGTCCACATCCACAATGCGGATCCCGGCACGCCGCGCCGGATGCTGGCCGCCCTGAAGAGCGTGCCCCCGGTGGTGCCCGTGACGCTCAAGAACTTCTACCTGACCGAGGCGGCCGCCGGCGCCGGCGCGCCGTGGTGGTTCGACCTCGGCATCGTCAAGAGCGGCAAGGGCTACGAGGCGCTGATGGCCTACAACGTCGTCGCGACCGCGGCGCTGACGCCGCTGCGCGACGGGCCGCTGCCGCGCGTGACCGGCCCGGTCTACGCGAAGATGGGCGAGGCCGCGCGCGACCTCGTGCGGACGGTCGGCGTGAGCGGGGTGAACGTGATGAAGGACGGGAAGCCGACTTCGTCGCACAACCCGCACAACACGCTCGTCTACAGCATGACGCCGTACGACGCGCGCATCCAGGCCGCGATGAAGCCGGTCGCCGACGAGATGAACCGGATCCTGCCCAACGGGATTGAAACGACCTTCCGCGACGTCTCGATCGTCGAGATCGGGTTCATGGGCAACGTCGTGCGCGAGTTCTACCGGATCAGCCTCGTCGACGGCACCGCCTGGGACACGACCAGCGGGCGGCCGGTGAAGCTCGGTCAGTAGCGACGCGGCGCGCGTCGGGCCGCGATCCCGCGATCCCGCGATCCCGCGGTCCGGCGCGCCGGCGGCGCCCGGCAGGCGCCGGACGCCCGGAGTCAGCCGAACAGCGCGGCGAGCCCGGCGCCCGGGTCGGGCACGCGCATGAACGCCTCGCCGACGAGGAACGCCTGCACGCCGCGGCTTCGCATCAGCGCGACGTCCTTCGGCAGCGTGATGCCGCTCTCGGTGACCACGCGCCGGCCCGCCGGGATCTTCGGCAGCAGGTCGAGCGTCGCGGAGAGCGACACGTTGAACGTCTTCAGGTTGCGGTTGTTGATGCCGATGAGCGGCGTGTCGAGGGCGAGGGCGCGTGCGAGTTCGCCCGCGTCGTGCACCTCGACCAGCACCGCCAATCCGAACTCGCGCGCCCGCGCCTCGAAGCGCGCGAGTTGATCGTCGTCGAGCGCCGCGGCGATCAGGAGGATCGCGTCGGCGCCGAGCGCGCGCGACTCGGCGATCTGGTACTCGTCGACGATGAACTCCTTGCGCAGCACCGGCAGCGAGCACGCCGCCCGCGCCGCGACCAGGGTGTCGTTCGAGCCGTGGAAGTACTTCGCGTCGGTCAGCACCGACAGGCAGGTCGCGCCGGCGCGCTCGTAGGAAGCCGCGATGGCCGCCGGTGCGAAGTCCTCGCGCAGCACGCCCTTCGACGGCGACGCCCGCTTGATCTCGGCGATCACCGCGGGCCGGCCCGAGGCGATCCGCGTCTCGATCGCGCCGGCGAAGTCGCGCGGCGGCGGCGCCGCGCGCGCCGCGGCGGCGACCTCGTCGAAGGGGCGCGCGAGCTGCGCGGCGATGACCTCCTCCGCCTTGTCGGCGACGATCCGCGCGAGGAAATCGGAGCGCTTCGCGTCCATCGCGGCGCTCATGCCTTGGCGCCGAGTTTCTGCGTCGTCGCGACGAACGCCTCGAGGCGCTCGCGCGCCTTGCCCGACGCGATCGCCGCGCGGGCGCGCTCGATGCCTTCGCCGATCGAGCCCGCGACGCCGGCCGCGTAGAGCGCGGTCCCCGCGTTCAGGACGACGATCTCGCGCGGCGTGCCCTCCACGTTGCCGAGCGCCTCGAGGATCATCTCCTTCGACTCGGCGGCGTCGGCGACCTTGAGGCCGCGGTGCGACTTCATCGCGAGCCCGTAGTCCTCCGGATGGATCTCGTACTCGCGCACCTCGCCGTCCTTGAGCTCGCCCACCATCGTCGCCGCGCCGAGCGAGACTTCGTCCATGCCGTCGCGGCCGTAGACGACGATCGCGTGCTTCGAGCCCAGCCGCTGCAGCACCCGGACGTGGATGCCGACGAGGTCGGGGTGGAACACGCCGATCAACTGGTTCGGCGCGCCGGCCGGGTTGGTGAGCGGGCCCAGAATGTTGAAGATCGTGCGCACGCCCAGCTCCCGGCGCACCGGCGCCGCGTGCTTCATCGCCGCGTGATGCGACGGCGCGAACATGAAGCCGACGCCGGTCTCGCCGATGCACTTCGCGATCGCCGCAGGCGGCAACATGATGTTCGCGCCGAGCGCCTCGAGCACGTCGGCGCTGCCCGACTTCGACGACACCGAGCGCGCGCCGTGCTTCGCCACCCGCGCGCCCGCCGCCGCGGCGACGAACATCGCGGCGGTCGAGATGTTGAACGTGTGCGACGCGTCGCCGCCGGTGCCGACGATGTCGACGAGGTGTTCCGCGTCGGGCACTTCCACCCGGGTCGCGAACTCGCGCATCACCTGCGCGGCCGCGGCGATCTCGCCGATCGTCTCCTTCTTCACGCGCAGCCCCACGGTGAGGGCCGCGATCATCACCGGCGAGACTTCGCCGCTCATGATCCTGCGCATCAGCGAGAGCATCTCGTCGTGAAAGATCTCGCGGTGCTCGATCGTGCGCTGCAGCGCGTCGGACAGGCTGATGGTCATCGCAGGCTCCGGTGAGGCCGCTACGCGGCCTCGAGGAAATTGGCGAGCAGGTGCCTGCCGTGCTCGGACAGGATCGCCTCGGGGTGGAACTGGACGCCCTCGACCGGCAGCGCGCGGTGGCGCACGCCCATGATCTCGCCGTCGTCGGCGCGCGCGGTGACTTCGAGCGCCTCGGGCAGGCTCGACGGTTCGATCGCGAGCGAGTGGTAGCGCGTCGCCGTGAACGGCGAGGGCAGCCCCGCGAACACGCCGTGCGCGTCGTGCTCGATCGGCGAGACCTTGCCGTGCATGACCTGCTTCGCGCGCACGATGCGGCCGCCGAACGCCTGGCCGATCGCCTGGTGGCCGAGGCAGACACCGAGGATCGGGACGCGCCCGGCGAAGCGCTGGATGATCGGCACCGAGATGCCCGCCTCGCCGGGCGTGCAGGGGCCGGGCGACACGACGATCCGATCCGGCGACCAGGCCTCGACCTGCTCGAGCGTGATCGCGTCGTTGCGGTGCACGTGCACGTCGGCGCCGAGCTCGCCCAGGTACTGCACCAGGTTCCAAGTGAAGCTGTCGTAGTTGTCGATCATCAACAGCATGGCGTTTCGCGCCGACGCTCGCCCGCCCGTCAGCGATCGGAGTTGACGATCGACGCGAGCGCGCCGGCGGTGCCGACGGCGAAGATCGATTTCACGTTCCCGTCGCCGAACGCCAGATCCGCGATCGTCAGCGCCACGGCGCCTGTGCCCGGATCGCGGAAGGTCACGGTGTTGGTGCCGGCGACGATCGGCAGGTAGAGCGACGCCGCGCCCGCGACGAGCGCGGACACGAGCTTCGTGTCGCCGACGAAGACGTCGTAGGCGGCGGTGTCCGAGCTCGCGTTGACGAACCGCACGCTGGCGGCGCCGGCGACCGGCAACCGGTTGTCGTCGAGGAACGCGAGGATGCGCGTGGCGCCGGGCAGTCCCAGGACGACGAGCGTCGACTCGCGGGCCGAACCGAACTCCGCCTGCAGCGTCGCGATCGCCGCGCCGGGCGTGCTCGTCGCCTGGGCCGTGACCAGGCTCGAACCGGCGGTGATGAACTCGTAGGTGGTCGAGGTCGCGTAGGCGAGCGCCGACGCCACGGAGGTGTCGGCGATCGAAACGTCGATGGCGCCGGTCTGCACCGCGCCGTTCACGATGCGCGCCGAGGCGACCCGGTTCGGCAGCACCGCCTGGGTGCCGCCCTCGTTCACGTCGAGCTGCATGCCCTGCGGCAGCGACGCGGTCCCCAGCGTGTAGGCGACGAAGTCGGTCGACAGGTTGCCGCCGAACACCTGCGGGCCGGAGTCGTAGACGACGGACTTGGTTCCCGCGACCGCCAGGCGCACGCTGTAGGTGCCGATCGAGAGACGGAGCGCGATCGTGGACGAGCCGCTCTGCAGGTTGGAGAAGTTCGGCGACAGGTTGTCGTCGACCGGGATCGCCGGATCGGCGATGTAGATGTCGAACGCGGGCAGGCTGGCGGCGACGTTGACGACGCGGAACAGGAAGTTGCCGTCGCCGGCGTTCGACGAGGTGTCGGGCGCGACCAGCGCGAAGGTGAGCGCGACCGTGCCGTAGGACAGCAACGTGTAGGCCTGTTCGCCCGCGAGGCTGATCGTCACGTTGGCGACTTCCTGGCCGAGGGTGGTGGCGAAGAGCTGGAACGTCGTCTGCTCGTTGTCCAGTTCGACGTAGGGCGTGACCTGTTCGAACGCGACGCCCGACCAGAGCGTCGAGTCGCCGACGCGCACGTCGATTCCCGGGCTGTCCACCGCGAGGTTCACGAACCGGACGTCCGCGGGCGTCGGCGGGAAGTAGTTGATCGTCCGCACCTTGCATCCGGCGAGGACGACCGGGGCGGAAGCGGCTGCGACGATCAGGCGACGGCGGGTGACCATGGGCGTGTGCGATCCGGGGCGGGCGATTCTGCGCAATGATGCCATAGGGGAACGGGCCGCCCGGTCACGCCGGAGCGTCGAGACCCGCCTCGACGAGGTCCGCCGCGCGCATCAACGCGCGCGCCTTGTTGAGCGTTTCCTGCCATTCGCCCTCGGGCGTCGAGTCGTGCACGATGCCGCCGCCGGCTTGCGCGTAGAGCATGCCTCCGGCCAGCACGGCGGTGCGCAGCGCGATCGCGGTGTCCATGTCGTCCTGGAACGAGAGGTAGCCGACCGCGCCGGCGTAGACGCCGCGGCGCGACGGCTCGAGCTCGTCGATGATCTCCATCGCGCGCACCTTCGGCGCGCCGGAGACCGTGCCCG
Proteins encoded in this window:
- a CDS encoding ABC transporter substrate-binding protein, whose amino-acid sequence is MLRRFRQLALAALVAIAPSIALAQVEVPFYYPVAVGGPITKIIDKLAADFERENPGVKLKPIYTGTYQDSITKALTAVKSGEPPVTSILLSTDMYTLIDEDAIVPFDDLVKTPEDRAWLKSFYPAFMENSQTGGKTWGIPFQRSTVVLYYNKELFKEAGLDPNKPPQNWKEQVEYAQKLTRRDASGNVTTWGIQIPSSGFPYWLFQSLAIQAGTNLMNATGTQTYYDRPEVIEGLQYWVDLVKKYKVHPEGIVEWGTTPKDFFEKKVAMMWTTTGNLTNVRNNAKFDFGVAMLPAGKQRGSPTGGGNFYLFKKSTPAQREAAFKFIKWVTTPERAAQWGIDTGYVAVRADAWDTPAMKAYVAGFPPAAVARDQLPYAKAELSTHDNQRVTKALNDGLQAALTGTKTPEVAMKDAQREAERLLRPFR
- a CDS encoding ABC transporter ATP-binding protein, producing the protein MSAIVVEGASKHWTTGDGKVRAVDDLSFSLDAGTLNVLLGPSGCGKSTTLRLIAGLEIADAGTIRIDGRDVTRLPPSQRNIAMVFQSYALFPHLSVAENILFGLRVRKVAQEECARRLAETADLLGLAGLVNRKPGQLSGGQQQRVALGRAIIARAPVCLMDEPLSNLDAQLRAEMRQEIRALQRKLGITMVYVTHDQVEAMSMADRVILLNRGRIEQNGAPVDLYESPANAFVARFIGTPPMNLLPLVEGAGGAVVDGTEGPALLPRDCAGGSLGVRPEHLRFAARGRGLPATVESVEYLGGDSLVACRAGRAAVAVRVAGSTALARGDDVSLEWSGGAQHHFGADGARTAPAGRTRGETMLA
- the trpC gene encoding indole-3-glycerol phosphate synthase TrpC, giving the protein MDAKRSDFLARIVADKAEEVIAAQLARPFDEVAAAARAAPPPRDFAGAIETRIASGRPAVIAEIKRASPSKGVLREDFAPAAIAASYERAGATCLSVLTDAKYFHGSNDTLVAARAACSLPVLRKEFIVDEYQIAESRALGADAILLIAAALDDDQLARFEARAREFGLAVLVEVHDAGELARALALDTPLIGINNRNLKTFNVSLSATLDLLPKIPAGRRVVTESGITLPKDVALMRSRGVQAFLVGEAFMRVPDPGAGLAALFG
- the trpD gene encoding anthranilate phosphoribosyltransferase, whose product is MTISLSDALQRTIEHREIFHDEMLSLMRRIMSGEVSPVMIAALTVGLRVKKETIGEIAAAAQVMREFATRVEVPDAEHLVDIVGTGGDASHTFNISTAAMFVAAAAGARVAKHGARSVSSKSGSADVLEALGANIMLPPAAIAKCIGETGVGFMFAPSHHAAMKHAAPVRRELGVRTIFNILGPLTNPAGAPNQLIGVFHPDLVGIHVRVLQRLGSKHAIVVYGRDGMDEVSLGAATMVGELKDGEVREYEIHPEDYGLAMKSHRGLKVADAAESKEMILEALGNVEGTPREIVVLNAGTALYAAGVAGSIGEGIERARAAIASGKARERLEAFVATTQKLGAKA
- a CDS encoding aminodeoxychorismate/anthranilate synthase component II, with amino-acid sequence MLLMIDNYDSFTWNLVQYLGELGADVHVHRNDAITLEQVEAWSPDRIVVSPGPCTPGEAGISVPIIQRFAGRVPILGVCLGHQAIGQAFGGRIVRAKQVMHGKVSPIEHDAHGVFAGLPSPFTATRYHSLAIEPSSLPEALEVTARADDGEIMGVRHRALPVEGVQFHPEAILSEHGRHLLANFLEAA
- a CDS encoding DUF4397 domain-containing protein; amino-acid sequence: MVTRRRLIVAAASAPVVLAGCKVRTINYFPPTPADVRFVNLAVDSPGIDVRVGDSTLWSGVAFEQVTPYVELDNEQTTFQLFATTLGQEVANVTISLAGEQAYTLLSYGTVALTFALVAPDTSSNAGDGNFLFRVVNVAASLPAFDIYIADPAIPVDDNLSPNFSNLQSGSSTIALRLSIGTYSVRLAVAGTKSVVYDSGPQVFGGNLSTDFVAYTLGTASLPQGMQLDVNEGGTQAVLPNRVASARIVNGAVQTGAIDVSIADTSVASALAYATSTTYEFITAGSSLVTAQATSTPGAAIATLQAEFGSARESTLVVLGLPGATRILAFLDDNRLPVAGAASVRFVNASSDTAAYDVFVGDTKLVSALVAGAASLYLPIVAGTNTVTFRDPGTGAVALTIADLAFGDGNVKSIFAVGTAGALASIVNSDR